One genomic segment of Kogia breviceps isolate mKogBre1 chromosome 11, mKogBre1 haplotype 1, whole genome shotgun sequence includes these proteins:
- the DNAJC27 gene encoding dnaJ homolog subfamily C member 27 isoform X3, with protein MEANIPKRKEPGKSLRIKVISMGNAEVGKSCIIKRYCEKRFVPKYLATIGIDYGVTKVQVRDREIKVNIFDMAGHPFFYEVRNEFYKDTQGVILVYDVGQKDSFDALDAWLAEMKQDLGPHGNMENIVFAVCANKIDCAKHRCVDESEGRLWAESKGFLYFETSAQTGEGISEMFQR; from the exons ATGGAAGCCAACATACCGAAGCGGAAGGAGCCTGGCAAGTCCCTGCGTATCAAAGTCATCTCCATGGGCAACGCCGAAGTGGGAAAA agCTGTATTATAAAGAGATACTGTGAGAAAAGATTTGTGCCTAAATACCTTGCAACAATTGGAATTGACTATGGAGTCACAAA GGTACAAGTcagagacagagaaatcaaaGTTAACATCTTCGATATGGCTGGACATCCCTTCTTCTACGAG GTTCGTAATGAGTTTTACAAGGACACACAGGGTGTGATACTGGTCTATGATGTTGGGCAGAAAGATTCCTTTGATGCCCTTGATGCATGGCTGGCAGAAATGAAGCAAGATCTTGGACCTCATGGAAACATGGAAAATATTGTATTTGCAGTGTGTGCCAACAAG ATAGACTGTGCTAAGCACCGCTGTGTTGATGAAAGTGAAGGACGTCTTTGGGCTGAAAGCAAAGGGTTCTTGTACTTCGAAACTTCGGCTCAAACTGGAGAAGGAATCAGTGAGATGTTCCAG